From the Glutamicibacter halophytocola genome, the window CTTGGAAACTATGAATCCAAACCGGTCACCGGCAAACTCTTCGGTTTGACGACGGCGTGCATATAGCACGACGTTCCGGCGTCCGCTTCGGACGCCGGAACGTACTGTGGCTGTAAGATCCTGCGCTAGGCGCAGTCGCTGATTCTTTGGCAACATGTTTTTTGGACCAGCTCTTTAGTTGAGCTCGTTGAAATCATGAAGCCAACAGCTGATTAGCAAATTTATGCTGAGAGTTCGGTGCGGCCCTTGCCACGACGTGCCGAAAGGATGGCACGACCTGCACGGGTACGC encodes:
- the rpmH gene encoding 50S ribosomal protein L34, with product MSKRTFQPNNRRRSKKHGFRLRMRTRAGRAILSARRGKGRTELSA